From Leptodactylus fuscus isolate aLepFus1 unplaced genomic scaffold, aLepFus1.hap2 HAP2_SCAFFOLD_104, whole genome shotgun sequence, a single genomic window includes:
- the DVL2 gene encoding segment polarity protein dishevelled homolog DVL-2, whose product MGETKVIYHLDEEETPYLVKVPVPASDIRLRDFKAALGRGHAKYFFKAMDQDFGVVKEEISDDNAKLPCFNGRVVSWLVSAENTPPEQAPPPPDVRPEPSPLPPPLPPPPAERTSGIGDSRPPSFHPLVSDSAENLDQETETESVVSVRRERPRRRESGDPAGGRAVNGRSDRHLSGYESSSTLLTSEIETSICDSEEDDAMSRFSSSTEQSSASRLLKRHRRRRKQRPPRMERASSLSSVTDSTMSLNIITVTLNMEKYNFLGISIVGQSNERGDGGIYIGSIMKGGAVAADGRIEPGDMLLQVNDINFENMSNDDAVRVLRDIVHKPGPIVLTVAKCWDPSPQGYFTLPRNEPIQPIDPAAWVSHSAAMSGSFPVYPGSASMSSMTSSTSVTETELSHALPPVSLFSLSIHTDLASVVKVMASPESGLEVRDRMWLKITIPNAFLGSDVVDWLYHHVEGFQDRREARKFASNLLKAGFIRHTVNKITFSEQCYYIFGDLSSCENYMANLSLNDNDGSSGASDQDTLAPLPLPGASPWPLLPTFSYQYPAPHPYSAQPPAYHELSSYSYGLGSAGSQHSEGSRSSGSTRSDGGRGVQKEDRSAGGGGDSKSGSGSESEYSTRSSLRRSGEAGPPSERSASSRSHHPPSVHSYPAPGVPLSYNPMMLMMMPPPLPPQSSCPPSSSVPPGAPPLVRDLASVPPELTASRQSFHMAMGNPSEFFVDVM is encoded by the exons ATGGGGGAGACCAAGGTGATTTACCACCTGGATGAGGAGGAGACCCCCTACCTGGTGAAGGTGCCTGTGCCGGCCTCCGACATCCGACTACGGGACTTCAAGGCGGCGCTGGGCCGGGGCCATGCTAAGTATTTCTTCAAGGCCATGGACCAAGACTTCGG ggtGGTGAAGGAGGAGATTTCAGACGACAACGCTAAGTTACCTTGTTTCAATGGCCGTGTGGTGTCCTGG CTGGTGTCTGCAGAGAACACGCCCCCTGAACAGGCTCCACCCCCTCCTGATGTCAGACCGGAGCCCTCCCCACTGCCTCCTCCGCTGCCCCCGCCCCCCGCAGAGAGGACCAGTGGTATTGGGGACTCTCGCCCACCCTCCTTCCA TCCACTGGTGTCCGACAGCGCCGAGAACCTGGACCAGGAGACCGAGACCGAATCTGTGGTGTCTGTACGGCGAGAGCGTCCGCGGAGGAGAGAGAGCGGAGACCCTG CCGGTGGCCGGGCTGTGAATGGCCGCAGTGACCGTCACCTGTCCGGCTACGAATCATCCTCCACCCTCCTGACCAGCGAGATCGAGACCAGTATCTGCGACTCCGAAGAGGACGACGCCATGAGCAG GTTTAGTAGCTCTACAGAGCAGAGCAGTGCATCTCGCCTTCTGAAACGTCACCGCCGGAGGCGTAAGCAGCGTCCTCCTCGCATGGAGAGG GCATCATCACTCAGCAGCGTCACAGACTCCACCATGTCCCTGAACATCATCACCGTCACGTTAAACATGG AGAAGTACAATTTCCTTGGCATCTCCATTGTGGGGCAGAGTAACGAGCGCGGTGATGGAGGGATCTACATTGGATCCATAATGAAGGGGGGAGCGGTGGCGGCTGATGGCAGGATTGAGCCTGGGGATATGCTGCTGCAG GTGAATGATATAAACTTTGAGAACATGAGTAACGATGACGCGGTGCGAGTCCTGCGAGACATCGTCCACAAGCCTGG GCCGATTGTGCTGACTGTGGCGAAGTGCTGGGATCCGTCTCCCCAGGGGTACTTCACCCTGCCGCGca ATGAGCCCATTCAGCCGATTGACCCTGCAGCTTGGGTGTCTCACTCTGCGGCTATGAGCGGCTCCTTCCCCGTGTACCCAGGCAGTGCGTCCATGAGTAGTATGACCTCCAGCACATCCGTGACTGAGACTGAGC TCTCTCATGCGCTCCCTCCAGTGTCTCTCTTCAGTCTCTCCATACATACAGATTTGGCCTCCGTGGTCAAGGTCATGGCCTCACCAGAATCCGGCCTTGAAGTTCGAGATCGCATGTGGTTGAAGATCACGATCCCCAACGCTTTCCTAG GTTCGGACGTGGTGGATTGGTTGTATCACCATGTGGAAGGCTTCCAGGACCGGCGCGAGGCTCGTAAATTTGCTAGTAATTTGCTGAAGGCGGGATTCATCCGTCACACGGTTAATAAGATCACCTTCTCGGAGCAGTGTTACTACATCTTCGGTGACCTGAGCAGCTGCGAGAACT ATATGGCCAATCTGTCCCTCAATGACAATGATGGATCGAGTGGAGCTTCTGACCAGGACACCCTGGCTCCTCTGCCTCTTCCTGGGGCGTCACCGTGGCCTCTGCTCCCCACCTTCTCTTACCAGTATCCAGCCCCCCACCCATACAGTGCCCAACCACCCGCCTACCACGAGCTGTCCTCCTACAGTTATGGCCTAGGCAGTGCCGGGAGCCAGCACAGTGAAG GGAGTAGGAGCAGCGGCTCTACCCGTAGTGATGGTGGTCGTGGAGTCCAGAAGGAGGATCGCTCCGCAGGTGGAGGAGGAGACTCCAAGTCCGGCTCTGGCAGCGAGTCTGAGTACTCCACCCGTAGCAGCCTGAGGAGAAGCGGGGAAGCCGGCCCCCCCAGTGAACGCTCCGCCTCCAGCCGCTCTCACCACCCGCCCTCAGTGCACTCGTATCCTGCGCCTGGAGTCCCGCTCTCCTACAACCCCATGATGCTAATGATGATGCCGCCGCCTCTGCCACCGCAGTCATCATgtcctccatcctcttctgttCCTCCTGGCGCTCCACCTCTAGTGCGAGACCTGGCGTCCGTGCCTCCTGAGCTGACAGCTAGCCGCCAGTCCTTCCACATGGCCATGGGCAACCCCAGCGAATTCTTTGTGGATGTCATGTGA